The following are encoded together in the Penicillium digitatum chromosome 3, complete sequence genome:
- a CDS encoding tRNA-splicing endonuclease, putative — MEFLAAIRELKALPEAIHLFCPRKDDDDHGRYENLEQVDEGGKAIKDIVAEATARRESFLSSMRILAYHKDGVEDDQNWILCKLDESLEKCDLCIKHYYIGKIWLMDLLKEENYHEDDIEAFAQRIDEWDIRRITRNLTTAKTQLKQIPLEKIGLDVLDRAALLSIFETLSCEAMLRNESLLQEYFDEPFKLIQTKRSLKVSDYIPAVSRFLFDSNQFRSFWAIQSWSRYPRSPTTQEFEWAVRDGLLMGLRAASQQPPQFAVIQRLWRGMPLVVRKLDKEQITHQLRGLEIDPCRLSVDHLAIPAPSLRFLLNTIQLFLEKAPVDFWDAMQTISPQAIMEQTFFNTQFSAFLLETSEGEPFERSALKDMLSWINPFLGSLKGAHQPSACRFLALQLLGRLQDTQYPNLSRYHCFDIGLASLLQTLRRFTENESSRGTVTRIVLAETMGVVGDTINVIINPPTFDIERSRQEDIRAQRMEVVRNTLALECQSLKTDYEALLKHGTLAHGVSTYSAPIWDAVIKHLHRDNLPLSSSALLGILPLVGLEMFPTKGEGNKEKTHFNMIYGHLTNLSSRIIGRLADFPPEHLETLFRSQDTSSAVISALFAADYDTYTAAVDLIKAVSSQSARRDAISHLLQSSFTTTIYGLSWSFRRISNMKTFAPAPRMLHTGTDIVEILCDSQTGMLRTRNLTDRREVMSLQKLWEYLWLALTTIFDETEAWHLRGNDKTVMLEFCRDTIQFADLLFDQYGVFLGAVGNADPGQTSASENFLKSPTATMSAMVKWLRLKDEFLATTLVGLVSKLLRRLGGMNVTTVRPDALSFIEGVAVNGTIKTILNQREKAELVRSLEAYYKKPVVTASTASLKKQSSITAFAKPSDVSSPSSRITSDDDFDDDILNDQTLLELSSSVEFNKARLATQAKREAEKAAKMRSSTAVKNRPEIFRPNMFPKSVPPVRANDDTTHVLSFREKREREREAKKKRDLIELARLKKNTPAHGVGEQTAEQGSGLKGIGIKGKDHTTPADSMMVSSGDESDSESEDELDKELFGAKPKKPDAVAAYELSKKQSLQQQPIKKVKRHRSVRDMRARLAPDLGSLHHSILSWDFFATGDLPPTTDRTDYSLVSNTFRTPDDYQRTFEPLLILEAWQGFQQAKDEGSFRPFEVKVMTRLAVDSWIEFSTQPLGLPPKDFSLGEGDLVLFSNSPKLTSDPSVPHVLARVCGVNRKNKKMEVTYRVNPGNNKFLSSFGPGTEAWGAKITSLTPVEREYGALMALQYYDLCEEIVLAKPSPLLTYSDTRLQPIMDNYSINRAQARAIKSAVDNDAFTLIQGPPGSGKTKTIIALVGSLLSDVLGKQLIKVNGAPVARNALSKKLLLCAPSNAAVDELVMRLKDGVRTTNGRQEKVSVLRLGRSDAINTKVLDVTLDEMVNARLNQDPSKGNGVDLQKLYEEHKTTDTSFKELRGQLDEARAKGLPPPEELEREFDLMKKKRSQLSTSIDKARDQNHTLARNADMHKRRIQEQIINESHVICTTLSGSGHEIFQGMNVEFETVIIDEAAQCIELSALIPLKYGCSKCVLVGDPKQLPPTVLSKMASKFQYEQSLFVRMQKNHPQDVHLLDIQYRMHPAISHFPSVTFYDGKLQDGPDMAKLRQRPWHQSELLSPYRFFDVQGMHSSAARGHSLINYAELQVAMQLYDRLITDVKEYDFAGKIGIITPYKGQLRELKNQFTQRYGEDILRKVDFNTTDAFQGRESEVIIFSCVRASNKGIGFLADIRRMNVGLTRAKSSLWVLGNSQSLEQGQFWNGLIKNARERNVYTEGDIVKILQKPQFTGYKEIEMVDLGTEETPDSPDYEPPAPPISRPSSASVGLDSRSVSVSTSRRSSPSISRPDGPSGGSKGLDPTKMCGICGSANHFTHNCDNDEAKANARGNCLRCGRAGHTKVACRAERCLECGECGHSSHNCKSTKVLSKFEKSRLGRDELNLKQRQDSFTERQRQRQLGGHNPKIPVVQATNANPPANPVDSYTKRKRDDSSSDGPQAQRPRTGQPHPPNNAPRGPLGRGHPGLSGHPGLSGPSRDNPVANARHGNKGPATNCPPGGLIKPSRDGQAYPTENDPTRAPPMRPGAYAPNQAAPKPRPPMIRKKKETDPFIRPKPKRK; from the exons ATGGAGTTTCTGGCTGCGATTAG AGAGCTCAAGGCCCTCCCGGAAGCCATCCACCTCTTCTGCCCCCggaaagacgacgatgatcACGGACGCTATGAAAATTTAGAGCAAGTGGATGAAGGTGGGAAAGCTATTAAGGATATTGTGGCCGAAGCGACTGCTCGAAGAGAGAGTTTTCTCTCATCCATGCGCATCCTGGCATACCACAAGGATGGCGTAGAGGACGATCAGAACTGGATCCTGTGCAAACTAGATGAGTCGCTGGAGAAATGTGATTTATGCATCAAGCATTATTACATTGGTAAGATTTGGCTCATGGACCTGCTGAAGGAGGAGAACTATCACGAAGATGATATTGAGGCATTCGCCCAGAGAATCGACGAGTGGGACATTAGGCGAATCACTCGCAACTTGACAACCGCTAAAACACAGTTGAAGCAAATCCCATTGGAAAAAATTGGCTTGGATGTTTTAGACAGGGCTGCGTTACTGTCAATCTTCGAGACACTGAGCTGTGAAGCCATGCTGCGCAATGAAAGTCTTCTGCAGGAATATTTCGATGAGCCATTCAAGCTCATTCAAACAAAACGAAGCTTGAAGGTTTCAGATTACATTCCTGCGGTCTCTCGCTTTCTTTTTGATTCTAATCAATTCCGAAGCTTCTGGGCTATTCAGTCATGGTCACGATACCCGCGGTCTCCCACTACCCAAGAATTTGAATGGGCGGTACGCGATGGCCTCTTAATGGGCCTACGAGCTGCATCACAACAGCCACCACAATTTGCAGTCATTCAGAGGTTGTGGCGAGGCATGCCGCTCGTCGTCCGAAAGCTGGACAAAGAGCAGATTACACATCAGCTTCGAGGTTTGGAAATAGACCCTTGCCGTCTCTCCGTGGATCATCTCGCTATACCTGCACCAAGCTTGCGATTCCTTCTCAACACAATCCAACTATTCCTTGAAAAAGCTCCAGTTGACTTTTGGGATGCAATGCAAACGATTTCTCCCCAAGCAATCATGGAACAAACTTTTTTCAACACACAAtttagtgcatttctctTAGAAACCTCTGAAGGTGAGCCTTTTGAGAGGTCGGCATTGAAAGACATGCTCTCCTGGATCAATCCCTTCCTCGGCTCATTGAAGGGTGCCCACCAGCCATCTGCCTGTCGGTTCTTGGCATTACAATTACTCGGTCGCCTTCAAGATACCCAGTATCCCAATTTGTCACGGTACCACTGCTTTGATATTGGCTTGGCCAGCCTCCTTCAAACACTACGCCGCTTCACGGAAAATGAATCTTCCCGGGGCACAGTTACTCGGATCGTGTTGGCAGAGACAATGGGAGTGGTTGGTGATACAATTAACGTAATCATCAACCCTCCGACTTTTGATATTGAGCGAAGTCGGCAGGAGGACATTCGCGCGCAGCGCATGGAAGTTGTACGCAACACCTTGGCATTGGAGTGTCAGTCATTGAAGACCGATTATGAGGCCCTTTTGAAGCACGGTACCCTCGCCCACGGAGTTTCTACCTACTCGGCGCCCATATGGGATGCTGTTATTAAGCACCTCCACCGAGACAACCTCCCGCTATCAAGTTCGGCCCTCCTAGGAATCTTGCCCCTGGTTGGGTTAGAGATGTTTCCCACGAAAGGAGAAGGGAACAAGGAGAAGACCCATTTCAATATGATCTATGGCCATCTCACCAACCTCTCAAGTCGGATCATCGGGCGACTCGCAGACTTCCCACCCGAGCACCTTGAAACGTTGTTCCGAAGTCAGGATACTAGTAGCGCTGTGATTTCGGCTTTGTTTGCCGCCGACTATGACACTTACACAGCTGCAGTTGATCTGATCAAGGCCGTCAGCAGCCAGTCAGCTCGACGAGATGCCATCTCTCACCTCCTCCAATCTTCGTTCACAACTACGATCTACGGCCTCAGTTGGTCATTTCGTCGGATCTCTAACATGAAGACCTTTGCACCCGCCCCAAGAATGCTACACACTGGTACAGACATTGTAGAGATATTATGTGACAGTCAAACTGGTATGCTGCGAACTCGTAACCTCACTGATCGCCGGGAGGTCATGTCGCTGCAGAAGCTCTGGGAGTATCTGTGGCTGGCATTGACTACGATCTTTGATGAGACCGAGGCATGGCACCTTCGGGGTAATGATAAGACTGTCATGCTTGAATTTTGCCGTGACACGATCCAGTTCGCCGACCTTCTCTTTGATCAGTATGGTGTGTTCTTGGGGGCTGTAGGGAATGCAGATCCGGGGCAGACCTCTGCCTCCGAGAATTTCCTCAAGTCACCAACTGCCACAATGAGTGCCATGGTAAAATGGCTTAGGTTGAAGGATGAGTTTCTTGCAACTACTCTCGTAGGGCTGGTGTCAAAGCTTCTACGCAGGCTGGGTGGGATGAATGTGACCACTGTGAGGCCAGATGCATTGAGCTTTATTGAGGGAGTTGCTGTCAATGGCACAATCAAAACAATCCTCAATCAACGTGAAAAGGCAGAATTAGTCCGCTCATTGGAGGCGTACTACAAGAAACCTGTCGTCACTGCCTCAACTGCTTCTCTCAAGAAGCAGTCTTCGATCACCGCTTTTGCCAAACCCTCTGATGTCTCGAGCCCTTCCTCTCGCATCACCAGTGACGATGACTTTGATGATGATATTTTGAACGACCAAACTCTTCTTGAACTGTCTTCTTCTGTCGAATTCAACAAAGCTCGCCTCGCAACCCAAGCTAAACGGGAAGCTGAAAAAGCAGCCAAAATGCGATCCTCAACAGCTGTCAAGAACCGTCCGGAGATATTCCGTCCGAACATGTTTCCCAAGTCAGTTCCTCCTGTGCGCGCCAACGATGACACCACCCACGTTCTATCTTTCCGGGAGAAGCGCGAACGGGAAAGggaggccaagaagaagcgtGATCTGATTGAGCTCGCGAGACTCAAGAAGAATACGCCCGCACATGGTGTTGGGGAGCAAACAGCTGAACAAGGCTCTGGCCTGAAAGGTATTGGTATCAAGGGTAAAGATCATACAACCCCCGCAGACAGCATGATGGTTTCATCTGGTGATGAGTCTGATTCCGAGAGCGAAGATGAGTTAGACAAGGAACTCTTTGGTGCCAAACCGAAGAAACCCGATGCTGTCGCGGCCTATGAATTGAGCAAGAAACAATCTCTCCAACAGCAACCCATCAAAAAGGTCAAGCGCCATCGGTCTGTCAGGGACATGCGGGCTCGCCTGGCTCCAGATCTGGGTTCTCTTCACCACTCAATCCTCTCTTGGGACTTTTTTGCAACCGGCGATCTTCCTCCCACCACGGACCGCACTGATTATTCCCTGGTCTCAAACACGTTCCGCACACCCGATGACTATCAGAGAACATTCGAACCTTTGTTGATTCTTGAAGCGTGGCAAGGTTTCCAACAGGCGAAGGACGAAGGTTCTTTCCGACCCTTCGAAGTCAAAGTCATGACCCGGCTGGCTGTCGACTCGTGGATCGAATTCAGCACCCAGCCGCTTGGTCTTCCCCCAAAGGATTTTAGCTTGGGTGAAGGTGATTTGGTGTTATTCTCCAACTCGCCCAAACTCACAAGTGACCCAAGTGTGCCCCATGTTCTCGCGCGTGTCTGTGGTGTCAATCGGAAGAATAAAAAGATGGAGGTCACATATCGGGTAAATCCTGGGAACAACAAGTTCCTGTCTTCTTTTGGGCCGGGGACCGAGGCCTGGGGCGCCAAGATTACTTCTTTGACCCCGGTGGAGCGTGAATACGGTGCTCTGATGGCGTTGCAGTACTATGATCTATGCGAAGAGATTGTCTTGGCTAAGCCTTCACCTCTTCTCACTTATTCAGATACAAGGCTGCAGCCTATCATGGATAATTACTCCATCAATCGTGCTCAGGCCAGAGCCATCAAGTCAGCTGTCGACAACGACGCATTTACTCTCATCCAAGGTCCTCCTGGCTCGGGAAAGACCAAGACCATCATCGCACTTGTCGGAAGTCTCCTAAGCGACGTACTTGGGAAACAATTGATCAAAGTTAATGGTGCTCCTGTTGCGAGAAACGCTCTTTCGAAGAAACTTCTCCTGTGTGCGCCTAGTAATGCCGCTGTCGACGAATTGGTCATGCGATTGAAGGATGGTGTGAGGACGACTAATGGTCGGCAAGAAAAGGTCTCTGTCCTGCGTCTAGGAAGAAGTGACGCGATCAACACCAAGGTGTTGGACGTCACCCTCGATGAGATGGTCAATGCCCGTCTGAACCAGGATCCCAGCAAAGGAAATGGAGTCGACTTGCAGAAGCTCTACGAAGAGCATAAGACAACTGATACTTCATTCAAAGAACTTCGGGGGCAACTTGACGAGGCACGAGCAAAGGGATTACCTCCTCCGGAAGAGCTAGAGCGCGAGTTTGACTTAATGAAAAAGAAGCGATCTCAACTCAGCACTTCCATTGATAAGGCTCGTGATCAGAACCATACGCTGGCTCGTAATGCTGATATGCATAAACGGCGGATCCAAGAACAAATCATCAACGAATCTCATGTCATTTGCACTACCCTTAGCGGTTCTGGACATGAAATTTTCCAGGGTATGAATGTCGAGTTTGAGACCGTCATCATCGATGAGGCGGCACAGTGTATTGAACTCAGTGCTCTTATCCCACTGAAGTACGGCTGCTCGAAATGCGTTCTTGTCGGTGATCCCAAACAGTTGCCTCCAACTGTTCTATCAAAGATGGCCTCCAAGTTCCAGTACGAACAAAGTTTGTTCGTCCGCATGCAGAAGAATCACCCTCAAGATGTGCACTTGCTGGATATCCAGTACCGTATGCATCCAGCCATAAGTCATTTCCCCAGTGTTACGTTCTACGATGGCAAATTGCAGGATGGACCAGACATGGCTAAGCTTCGCCAGCGTCCGTGGCATCAAAGCGAGCTTCTCAGTCCTTACCGATTTTTCGATGTTCAGGGCATGCACTCATCTGCGGCCAGAGGCCACTCCTTAATCAATTACGCAGAGTTACAAGTGGCCATGCAACTGTATGATCGTTTGATCACGGACGTGAAAGAATATGACTTCGCGGGCAAGATTGGCATCATCACACCTTACAAGGGCCAACTGAGGGAGCTCAAGAACCAGTTTACCCAACGATACGGCGAAGACATTCTGAGAAAGGTTGATTTCAATACAACCGATGCCTTCCAAGGTAGAGAAAGCGAAGTCATTATCTTTTCTTGTGTGCGTGCATCCAACAAGGGAATTGGTTTCTTGGCTGATATCCGCCGTATGAACGTCGGTCTCACCCGTGCCAAGTCATCGCTTTGGGTTCTGGGTAACTCGCAGTCCCTAGAACAGGGTCAGTTCTGGAATGGTCTCATTAAGAACGCACGGGAGCGAAATGTCTACACGGAGGGTGATATTGTGAAAATCCTGCAGAAGCCGCAGTTCACCGGCTACAAGGAGATTGAAATGGTCGACCTTGGCACCGAAGAAACACCAGACTCACCCGACTATGAACCCCCTGCACCACCTATTTCCCGACCTTCATCGGCCTCTGTTGGCCTTGACTCGCGCTCCGTCTCGGTCTCTACTTCTAGGCGTAGTTCACCCTCAATTTCACGACCGGACGGACCTTCTGGGGGAAGCAAGGGCTTAGATCCGACGAAAATGTGTGGGATCTGTGGAAGCGCCAACCACTTCACCCACAACTGCGACAATGACGAGGCAAAGGCGAATGCTCGAGGAAACTGTTTGCGCTGCGGTCGGGCTGGTCACACCAAGGTTGCCTGCCGTGCTGAACGATGCCTTGAATGCGGCGAATGTGGGCATTCGTCCCACAACTGCAAGTCCACAAAAGTTCTTTCGAAGTTTGAGAAATCTCGCCTTGGGAGGGACGAGCTCAACCTCAAGCAACGTCAAGATTCATTCACCGAGCGACAGCGACAGCGTCAACTGGGAGGCCATAACCCCAAAATCCCTGTTGTTCAAGCTACGAATGCAAACCCACCAGCGAACCCTGTTGATAGTTACACGAAGAGAAAACGTGATGACTCTTCCTCTGATGGACCACAAGCGCAACGTCCTCGTACCGGACAGCCGCATCCCCCAAACAATGCCCCCAGGGGCCCATTGGGTCGTGGTCATCCCGGTCTTTCTGGTCACCCGGGTCTTTCTGGTCCCTCTCGCGACAACCCAGTGGCCAATGCTCGCCATGGCAACAAGGGCCCGGCAACCAACTGCCCGCCAGGA GGTCTTATCAAACCTTCTCGCGATGGCCAAGCGTATCCGACCGAAAATGACCCGACAAGGGCCCCGCCAATGAGACCAGGAGCATAT GCTCCCAACCAAGCTGCTCCCAAGCCCcgacccccgatgatccGCAAAAAGAAGGAGACAGATCCTTTCATCCGGCCTAAGCCAAAGCGCAAGTAA